A segment of the Phocoena sinus isolate mPhoSin1 chromosome 11, mPhoSin1.pri, whole genome shotgun sequence genome:
GCTTTGAAACAGCCACCAGGGTTTGCGCGTGCTTCTGACCGAGGTTTGTCAGTGACTCTTAGAGTTTCCTTCCTGCCCCTTTGGGCAGCGTTGACTCTTCTTCGTCATCCTGCAGGCAGGACCAGCTGCCCATCACCCCCTGTTCTGGGCTCAGTAAGTAAGTTAGAGGAACGCAGTCAGATGTATATGTTTGCCTCAAAACACAAAGAGGTCATCAGCAGGTGGACCTCCTTCTCAGTAGTAGGAGAGCCAACATGCAGCAAATTATCCTGCACTTCGGGCAGAGCTATTGCACCATGGCAAGGATCCCTGGACCCTGCATGCAGTGTCAGGCCCCTGAATTTTCCTGGGGTTCATCTCCCCCATGGCCTTAGAGTCCCTGCTCACCCCGTTCAGTTAGCATAACGTTATCAGCCTGGTGGACCAGCAGGGACCCTGTGAGGTCACCTCATCACTCAAAGCTTTGCAGAATAAACCAGGCCAGAGAGACAGACGGGGAGGCCCTAAAGCAAAACAGCGACGAGGCACCACTGCTGGGCCAAGACGTTCTGGGGGCCGTTGCTAATTAAGAAACAAGCCTTTTCATAATGAACAGCCACATCTGAAGCGCCTGGGGCTGTAGGTTCACGAGCTCCAGGAAAGAGACCACGCCTGGGCCGGTGGGCGGGATTGAAGTCGTGCTCGGCTGTGCTTACGGACCCACCTGCTTCTGCTCAGGGAGCGTGGCTGAGTCGGGGGGATGCGGTGCCCTcgcctccactcccaccccttcACTGTTGCAGCAGCCCTCTCCTCTGCTGTGGGCTTCTGGCCACGACGTTGGGGAGCTCTCCTTCCACTCCTGCATGCGGCCAGCGACACAGGCAGGCACGTGGGTTCCAGTTATTTCACTAAATCAAGCATCACAGCAAGCGAGTCAAATTTGAAGATTGTTCTTGAGTGTGCCTTTTGGTATGTGAGGATATTTGAAAGAAGCTGTCTTAAGAAGTATatttaggacttccctgctgatgccgtggttaagaatccacctgccaatgcaggggacacgggttcgagccctggtccgggagggtcccacatgctgcggagcaacgaagcccgtgcgccacaactactgagcctgcgctctagagcccacgagccacagctactgaagcccacgcgcctagagcccgtgctccgcaatgagagaagccaccgcagtgaggagcctgctcgccacaactagagaaagcccgcacgcagcaacaaggacccaatagatccaaaattaaataaaataaaaataaatacatttattaaaaaaaagaagtatatttaAATTGATATCCAAGCTAAACTGTCAAAAAATCTCACAGGTGATTATGTAATATGTATTTTGATTAAATGTGTCTGTATGCAATTTTGTTattacttcttatttatttatatgcagTTTCCAAAGGTAATCTGATATGCCTGACCTACAGCCTGTATCACTCATATGCTTACGAAGCCTAGCTTGTTACATTCATATGTATTCAGAAAGATTCTATTTTTTCTGTGACGGAAGTTCTCAAATTTTAGGGTGCAAATGAACCACCCAAGGGACGTCATGAAACTGCAGCTTCTGGGGCCTCCCCCGGCCTTCCTGTATCAGTAGGGCTGGGGTAGGGCTGGGACATCGCCCCCCAGGGAATTCTGATGCCAGTGGTCTGTATCAGAACTTGACGTGTTCTaggagatatttttttaaattaattaattaattaatttttctctgcgttgggtcttcgttgctgtgctcaggctttctctatttgcagtgagcggggctcctcattgcggtggcttcacttgttgcggagcatgagctctaggtgcgtgggcttcagtagttgtggcgcacgggcttattgctccacggcatgtgggatcctcccggaccagagctcgaacccgtctCCGTTGCATTagcaagtggatttttttttttttttttttttttttgcggtacgcgggcctctcactgctgtggcctctcccgttgcggagcacaggctccggacacgcaggctcagcagccatggctcacgggcccagccgctccgcggcgtgtgggatcttcccggaccggggcacgaacccgcgtcccctgcatcggcaggcggactctcaccaactgcgccaccagggaagcccctgttctagGAGATATTGGCTACAGCACGTGCATAACAGGCTTGCTCATTCAAAGTCAAAAAGAGGGGTGCCGGGCAGCTGTATTGTTCACTGGGCAGTGACTGGAGCAGGGCCCTGGTGGGGACAGACCCTCATGCTGGGCCTCGTCCTCTTCTCTGGCAGGGGGCGCTTTGGCCAGGTTCACAAGTGTGAGGAGAAAGCCACAGGTCTGAAGCTGGCGGCCAAGATCATCAAGACCAGAGGCATGAAGGACAAGGTGAGGGGCTGTGCGGTGTGGACCCCACCTGGCCGTTGTCCTCACGGCGCTAAACcagcccttccctctcccaggaTGAAGTGAAGAACGAGATCAACGTCATGAACCAGCTGGACCACGTGAACCTCATTCAGCTCTACGACGCCTTCGAGTCTAAGAACGACATCGTCCTGGTCATGGAGTAGTATGTCCCCTGCTGCTGCCCCAAACCTACCCACACAGCCAGGGCCCCTTTATATGCGGCTGCGGCTCTGTCCTGCCTCGGAGCTGCTGGACCATGCTGGGGCGCCCTGATTCTGACTTGCATGTGTCAGAATCTCATCCACTTCGGGAAGGAAATTACTCGGGAATTGACGCCTCCGTGTGAGATTTTGTTGATAAGTAGCAGGAGGACAACAGAGGTTTAGCTTTATTTCCAAGCTGTGCTGTCAAAGCCCCAGCTTAACTCTTGTTCTGGGTAACCTGGAGGAAAGTGATTCTTGAACTGCATCTCACCTTTGACCTAATTGCTAATACAAAGTTCATGTCAAACTCTTACAAGTAGGGCTAAGAAGCTTCTGtttcaaattacttttataaaaacGTAGGAAGTGTTTAGTTAGAAAGTGAGTCATTCTGACACTGAATTAGTGTTTGTGATTCACATCctttccccagcccagcccccattttggcttttgtttatCACTGTGCAATGGGGATTTTGGATAATAAAATATCCAGCATCCGCCACACGGAAGCATTTTATCACTGAAATTAGTCTAACCTTCCCGTGGTATTTGGAATCCCTCTCCCTGCCTTCTTAGCCTCCTCTTCATCCTCCATATGCGTTAGGAAACGGCAGAGATGGACCCATCCCAGAGCTGTAGCCACTGGATGAGAGGGCTTTGAGACTTTCCATCTGTGAAAGTGATGGTGGCTCAAATAAGGGCCTTCAACGTAAGAGGCATCTCACTGAGAAGGTAGAGACATAGCTGCCCACACACCTGTTGGAAGAGTCAGAGAGGCTCAGACACGAGAAACACGTGCTCATCAAGAGGTCATGACTCAGGGCGCCCCCCTCTTTCCCTGCAGTGTGGATGGAGGGGAGCTCTTCGACCGCATCGTTGATGACAACTACAATCTGACCGAGCTTGATACCATCCTGTTCATCAGGCAGATATGTGAGGGGGTAAGGCACATGCATCAGATGTACATCCTCCACTTAGACCTGAAGGTAGGGTGTGTTTTGCATCATCTGAAATGTAAACCCTTCCCAAACCCTCCCCTCAGTGAGTGGACTTGGATCAGGGGGCCCTGTTGGGTACTGTACACCAGCTTGGGAGATTGATCCTGTCACTAGGTACATATTCAGGAATttgaaaatctggatttttagCCTCATCTCCCCATTCTCAACTTCTCTCACCTCCTAATACGTGCATGTTTCCATCTGTAGGGAACGGCTATTCAGATTCTTGTAACTTGCCTTTGTTAAAGGAATTCACTGGGAGATGgtttccaccaccaccacccccatcatcaccaccaccatcaccaccatcaccatcatcaccaccaacaccaccactaccaccaccatcaccaacatcaccaccaacaccaccactaccaccaccatcaccaccatcaccaccaccagcaccatcatgaccaccagcaccaccacgatcatcaccaccaccatcagtaccatcaccatcatcatgaccatcaccaccaccatcaccatcatcaccaccatcaccaccaccatcaccatcatcaccaccatcaccaccactatcaccaccataaccaccaacaccaccatcaccaccatcaccatcatcaccaccaccaccaccatcatgaccaccatcaccaccaccaccatcatcaccaccaccaccaccatcatgaccaccatcaccaccaccatcaccatcctcaccaccactaccaccatcaccatcatcaccaccatcaccaccaccaccaccatcatgaccatcaccatcatcaccaccatcacagcATCCGTGTTGCATCCTCTCATTATTAGGATGAGTAGGTGGGAGAATTTTAGCTAACTCAGAATTTCCTGGTTGTAGCCAAACTTTCCGGCTCTCCAAGAATCCCCAGCACTCTCCTAAAACCTTTTAGGAAAGTGAGGACTTTAGGGATTGTTTTTCTACAGGCATACTAGAGCACGGAGGAGAAACCTATGGCAGAATGGGATACAGGGCAGCCAGAGGGAGGTGCTAAAAGGGCGAGGGGcagaagggggtgggtggggctgggcagcaCCCTGGGAGCAGTGGAAAACCTGTGCCAACAGCGGGGAGCCAagccttctttctcctcttattTAATGAGCCTTTCCTTTCGCTCTCTCTCCCATTATGAAGTCCCTAGAATTGGACGGTGCATAGTTACAACCGGGGAAGGACCAATAACTCCGACCAGCTCTAATTTCGTAAAGTGCCTCTTCTTGTGTGGCTCAgtcattttctcatttccctgTTTGCACAGCGTGACAGTGAgataaaatatgtattctgtataACATACCATCTACTGCAAGTCATCAGGGATTGCAGAGCTAAATAAATGTAACTTCCTTAAATAGGTTTCCATGGGCCGCTGCTCCTCTAACTTGGCTTCCCTTACTCTCTTGATTTATGTCTTTTGCCTCTCCCATtcacaggccagaaggaagtgataTATAAAATGACACAGCCAGAGGTTAAAAATCATTAGCAAAGCCCGTGGCTATGAGCTGGTTTGATAATGCATGTTTTCACGGAGCATTTTCGAGTGTGGGTATTCTACACATATCCCTAAAGGGCTTTGACTGGCAACTGAAATGAGGACCTGACCTGTCATAAGTCAAACAACTCCATATGTGGCTTCATAATGTTGATTGAGGACTTGCAACAGGCAATTTTAGCCGTGGCTTGTATGTAAAGATCATAATAAAAGCGACAGCTGGATGAGTCATTAAGGGTCAGGCATCCCTTTCAGAAAGCTCCTTGGAAGGAAAGGGGCCCGAAATATTGAATGCTTGTCACTATGTAGGGGAGATTATAGGTGACTTAAGAATGGtctcctttatatattttttgtgttttgccAAACTTATTCAATGAATATGCTTTAAtttcataattagaaaaaaaatgtaacttttgAAAGTGCCCTCAGAGCTGTTTCTTTACATTCTGCGAGCAAATATTTTATGTCACGGTGCTCTTTGGAAATCGGACGGCTTTATACATGATCGATCAGTTATTTAAGCATGAGGCCAAATCTCCTTGTATGGCACCCACTTTTCCATAAGTCGCCTTTTCTTATAGACTTCTGTTTTagagatattttagaaaaaaggCTTCCAAAGACATTATGCCTGACCAAATGGACTATTGATTATTGGCAAGGTGACACTAGGTCATTTCATGAAGTGCTTCTGAGTTTCTGATCTCATTCTAACCTCTCCTCTACCTAGacgggcaggggaggggcagccaTGATCCCACCTAAAGGATGGGACATGAATCCTGGGGATTTGGCAACTTGGCtaacctcccccttccccccagcacTTAGGGAAGAGTTGGGGTTAATTAGAGCTTGAAAGTTTCAGgcaattctttgaaatttttatttctcttttatggatgaccttgactttaaaacaaatccCTTATTTTTCCCAGACCTCGGTTTTTCTATCTTAACAAAGGTAGGTACACTTGTAAGACATTCTGTAAACACCGAGCTGTAGTGCTACCTACCTTTCTCCTCGTCACCCTGAGACTGTCCGGTTGGCGGGGCAAAGTCTTTCCAGACTCAAACTCCAAGGGAACACTTAGTCAAGGGTTTTAGGCACTGAGGCCAAACTCAGCAAAACTCTGGAATTGCTGAGAATGGAGAGTGAACGGGGGTGAGGGAGCCCCTCCTTTCACATATGACTTTCCCACAGACTGAGCGCGAAGGGAAAGTCCGGAGGTTAGAGCCGTTCTCGTTACAGCGCGTGTTCAGTGTGGCTGGTGGGATGAATCAGGCCATTTCTCCTGGAACTCATAAATCCTCAGGAAAAATATTCCTCCAAGAAGGGGAAATTCATACTTAATAATTTTAGGGGGCAGATGTCAAGGCTGAGACAGCCCCCGCCAGTCCGTTTGGAAAGTCCTGAGGCAGGAGGCCTCGGCCTGAACTCAGGCGTGATCGTTGGcggcagagctgggggagggatgggcagGGCCAGGCGAGCTAGGCAGGGGACCTACAGCCTTGTCCACCAcataattaaaggagaaaataccCACGCAGACAAGCCAGCCCCAGAGGGAAAGGCCTGATATGTTTTTCCCGAGCATCGTTGTATTTTTAGTTGTGGTTCAGGGACAATTTGAGTGAAGGATGGTTGTTTTCATTGCTAATGTGTCTCTTTCTCCTGGCAGCCTGAGAACATCCTGTGTGTGAATCGGGatactaaacaaataaaaattattgacttTGGATTGGCCAGAAGGTATGTCAGTTTGGACATAGGTGTATGAACTGAGTTAGGGAGCACGGTGGTGCTTGTTCTTTGCAAAGAAAAATCTGATGTACCCCTTGGTTTCATATCCCCATTTAGAATTAACCAAAGTTATGTTTCAGCTTTACCTTGCTGGCTTCGGAATTTGAACGTTTAGGGGTCTCCACAGCGCACGCAGGAAAAATATGGGATATTAAAACCTAATACAGTGTGGTTATGAAGCTTGAAGACATTAATTCAGGATTTGTAAGAGTTTGCCTTAGTCTTTTATATTTGTTCCATGTGTAAAgagaatatttacttaaaaaaattaatagtgtgACCAAGATTGCAAAGGGTTCTGGCTCAGATAAGCCTCTTAAGGGAGCAAAGACTCTGCATGGACCTCAGCGCATTAGTGAAAAGATTAAATGGTCGTAAattaccgcatcttctttattcattgaaACAGGCTCGTTCAGGCCATCAACACGTCACAGTCTGTATCACTGCTCCTTTTGTCGTGTTCCATAATTTGTGCTCGAAATTACTCCAAGTGGCTTTTCTCACAATTATTTCAGATTATTAAGGCTTTCTAGTGGGAAGCTTCTTTACAAGTTGTGGACACTGTCTCTTCAGTGTGTGATGTCCTTTATcgtctctttattttaaatttgctgTGTGGCTGCAGTTCTTCTGCTCGTAGGCTGCATCCTTTCCACTTCCGTGCTTTTTGACTTTTGATTGATCCTCTCCATTCCTCTGCACTGTCTCCTAAATTTCAGATACAAACCCAGAGAGAAGCTGAAGGTGAACTTCGGAACGCCAGAATTCCTCGCCCCTGAAGTTGTGAActatgattttgtttccttttccacgGACATGTGGAGCGTGGGAGTCATCACTTACATGCTGTAAGTGGACCCGCAGCCCCTCTGACGCTTGTTCTCAATCGCCCCACATATTCTATttgctattttgaataaaaatccTAATTTAGGTCTTTCGAAAATAAATAACTCCGTTCCATAGTCAGATACTTCCTAGGTTCTGTTGACTCCCGTGGGTGAAAGGAATAAACTCTTTCCCTGTACATCCcctgaaaaagtaaaatgatgtcTTCTTCATTAATCACCCTAACCCTAGGACAACACCTAGTGCCTCCAAAGAAACTAGAAGAACACAACCGCCCCCAAACTTGTGTCCTGATCCCTGAAATGACTGAGTAGCTTTACTCTTCAGAAGTGACGTTCCTGGCGGTTGCCGTCTGCGGATGTGACAGCACTTTGCTAGCTGTAAAGTGCTTTAAAAAGGCAGTTTTACTCTTCTCTGAGATTCATATCTGAGGGTAGCTGCCGCCTTCATTGTGACCTTGTTTAAGTTAGGAGTTGGGTGGGAGACATAGCATTTTCTCGATTGcaaaaacatattataaaattatgcTTAATTCTTGGTGATTTGCCTTCTTTCAGTTTTAAAGGACAGAAACAAGAAGGCCACTTGTCTGTACAGGGTTTGAAGGTGTTTAAAGACTACTCAACCCGACTCCGTGTCTTACAGACTCAGCGGTTTGTCCCCCTTCCTGGGAGATAACGACGCCGAGACCCTGAACAACATCCTGGCCTGCAGGTGGGATCTGGAGGATGAAGAATTTCAGGACATCTCAGAGGAGGCCCGGGGGTTCATCTCCAAGCTTCTGATCAAGGAGAAGAGGTGATCACATCCAGTCTGTGCTCAGGAAGAAGTGGGGGTAACAGAGAGGCATGCTCCACCAGGGTTGTGAGAACTCATGTCAGAGAACTACCACCCCCTCGGTGACACCTGTGTTGCACCTGCAGAGTCGTAGTTAGAATGAGTTTGATGCCCTTGACCCAGTTTCCTGAGATCTGGGACTGCCGTGGTCACGAGGCTTGAACGGGGCTGCAAAAACCCATCCTTCTGCCTTTTCCAACAAGGCAGTTAGGGTCTCTTGCTGGGCCTCTGTGCACTCACCCTCCAAATGAAGGGTTCGGGACAAGTTATTCCCATGATCCCTCTCACATCTACGAGGCATATGTGGCTCCATGTAGGTGAACACTTGACGATCATTTCATTTGAGAGCCTGCTATGGACCAGACTGTGCCAACTGCTTTACAGACATTATCTCTTTAACCCCACACAGCCCCATGGGTGGAAATTATCGATAATATTCTATGCATGAGACTCCAAGATCATACGGCTAGTTAAGTGGCAGAACCGATGATCAACACAAGGCCATGCACTTAACTGTTATGTACTACatggacttttatttttctgccctGCTAAAATCACATAATTCAAGCTTCAGTGGATGAAGAGTAGTGATACTGAAATCTAGGGGCTTGCATTTTAGAACCATGGGGGTGATGGGGGTCAGGGAACGGCAGGGGTAACGGGTCTGGTGCAGAGCCTGACATACTCCTCCATGCGGCACTTCACTGACTGTCTCCAAGCTGCCAGGAAATATGTCTGGGGCTTTGAGAACAGATGTATAAAGCCCAGTCCCTGCCTTTAATTAAGTCACGAGCTAATAGAAGACAcgggtatattttaaaagaggcaGTGAAATGTggttaacatttattaaagatGGAGTATATTGACACGGGCCAGAACTGAGCCTGAAAGGTGAGGAGGGCTTAGCCCGGCTGGAGTGTCAATCGGAGAGCTCTTTAGAGCCaagaaagataaggaaagacAGCATCACTGTCTGTATATTGTAACAGCATCGCCGATGATGTAACCAGCATCGCCGTCTGTACATTGCTGAATGCCAGCAGAGAACAGATGCAAAATGTCATCTCTGTCAAATctttggaggctgagaaatccacACTTACTGAGAACCTATGTTACACACGTGCTCTTATGTGTCAGTTGGTTTAATCCTCCACCTGATCCTGTGGCATGTGGATGCTGTCACagttactttacagatgagggagctgaggctcagagcagggaaGCAGCCGCCCAGCTGGCTCAGGGGCTCCAGCACCCTTGCTCTGCCCACCCTCAGTCTGAGGGCTTCGTTCTTTACCTAAAGAGCAACAAGTGCACGTTTGGTTAGAAAACCAACTGGCTAAGCATTCCAGTCAGTGCGTGAATGAAACCAAGGCCACTGGCAACCATTACTGTCACAGAGTAAACTTCTGGGCCACAGAAGTAAACTTgaaattgtattaaatatttaattattagtaCAATGTTATAGTTAACTTTTTAGTAGTCAGCTCTTGAAAGTTTGACACTGGAGTGCAAGGATAATTTTTTAGCACTGGCAGCTGTTGGAATGCTTCTGAGGTCCAACATGGAAAACTTATGGTAGTCAACAGACTAACTCTTCCAACTGAAGTTGATGGAGGtccagagttgttttttttaattatatctaTTCATTTAGGGTCCTACTGGTGATGTTGTCACCAAGTTATCCTTCATTGACTAAAGTAAAggcttctctcctcttcttctttttaagtGAAGTGGAGTTaatttataatgctgtgttagtttcaagtatacagcaaagtgattcagttatacatatatattccttttcagattcttttccattacatcCTCTTCTTACACTTAAATATCTGGTGTCTAATGAAGCAATTTTACTGAAGCAATTCTATAGACTGAACTTCATGACGGCTTGAAACTACTTTCTTGATACTGTTTCAGAAGCAGATTTCAGATTATTGCACTCACTCataatttttaagtttgaaaggttattttgtttaatgtgaTAAACATCAGTACACAAGACAGGTTTACAAAGCTTAAAATTATGATATATAATCTTTATGATTCttcctcatatattttttaattgtataaacCTTTGTTGGCTCAAGACTTTCTAATATACTCTCTCTCAATACTTACATTGACGTTCCATCTACTTCTCCATTTATTTGACTCTCAAAACTTAATTCAAACATTAGCAATACATATTATTCAAAAGTTTTGACACATAAATTGCTTTTGCAATCATCAAGAATCATAGTAGAATTTTGTCttatattaatgaatatatgttGATTCTTCAACTGACTGATAGAAGTTCAATTTATGAAGCTTAGACATTCCATCAGGAATGGTTACTTCTATCTGAAGATAAATGTTCAATTATTAACAAGAATTCTGAATTATCTGCCTTGCTTTGTCCTGGACATTCGGCCATCTGGTCTCCCAAAGGCAGTGGTCAGAGCCGAAGTCTCTTTTGCCGTGTTTGGAGCCTGGAACCAGGCCAGCCCTAGACGATCATGTGAGAGAGAGATACATTTCTATCTCGTTCAGAGCCTTGGGTGGAAGGGGAGGATCCAAACGCAGGGGATACAATAACCCCCTGCGTTTTCCTTTAGTTGGAGAATAAGCGCAAGTGAAGCTCTCAAGCACCCTTGGCTGTCGGATCACAAGCTCCACTCCAGGCTCAGCGCACAGGTAACCGTGGCTCCTGGCTTTCCCTCTTTTCTAGTCGGCTTCAATCTTCTGATGAGCAGATGCTAGAGGCTTCTTAGCCTTGAGTAAAGGGCTTTCTAATTAATTTCTCTTGGGCTTCAAATCTTGTGCTAAAGTGTTTATTTGCTTAAGCTGTGTTTATTGggccatttatgtttttaatgaatGCTAATTACATTGTTTAGTACAGCATTATCTTCAGCAGAActatttgttacatttattatttaattactgCATCCGTTACACAGTGAATTGTGTCACTGTAACTGCCCACGCACACGTATAGCCTAGGGTCTATAGACACGTAACGCTTTGGAGAACACGTGTTAATGTACATTCAAGGTAAATATTCTCCTTCAAACACAACTCAGAATTCCAACTTCTGTGCTTACCTGGTTTAGTCTGCTTTGGGTGGCAAAAACCTGCAATATTCAGCTCGGTCAAGAGATTAATACAAGTACGTGTGAAGGAGACTCTTACCAAAGACTAAATGAAGGTGCCTGGGGTGTACGTTCAGAGTAACTGAGCAGTGCCCTGTGGGCACTTCTTGAATGGAGTCCCCGTTGGCTCTCTTTGCCTTAATTACTGTTTACACCCCAACTTCCTCGTCTGCCCTTCAGCACAGATTCCTTTCCTAAGCTTCAGATCCGAACAGCCACCTGTGCGCTGGGCATTTCCACGCGGATGTTCTCAGCTCTAAACGGAActcaccccgccccgccccgccccgccccgccccgccctcacCTCATTCTCAACCATCCTCCCAGAGCGGCACCTCCCCCGAATGGCCTCAACTGGACCCCAGAGCatctctttgcttccttcctctccctcaatCCCCTCATCTCATCTGTAGCTTATCTCCAAGTTTGTATACGTGATTTCCCCCAATTCCTTCTGGAAGCCATACAATCCTCTCCGTCTGAGTGGTTATCTTGCCCGGGACGCCTGTCACCTGAATTTCCGTCACAGCCCCCTTCAGACCACCTCCATCCAAATTCTGTGGAATACAGCAATAACACAGAAGCAGATGTGTAACGTTTACGTAACTTTGCTGAATACTCAGGGTGGTCAACG
Coding sequences within it:
- the MYLK4 gene encoding myosin light chain kinase family member 4, whose translation is MSSYKCQGEGRLRSHDCILIYKSEAEGHEHHTPGRNLVGLTSKMLKVKRLEEISTCYHGDQLEKMAFFQCMEEVEKVKCILEESSSEQDSRSGKSEAKEQVCSHPGLKEAAPDKVKRTAPATDEAWAPPAPFDHRIVTAKQAAVNSFYTVSRTEILGGGRFGQVHKCEEKATGLKLAAKIIKTRGMKDKDEVKNEINVMNQLDHVNLIQLYDAFESKNDIVLVMEYVDGGELFDRIVDDNYNLTELDTILFIRQICEGVRHMHQMYILHLDLKPENILCVNRDTKQIKIIDFGLARRYKPREKLKVNFGTPEFLAPEVVNYDFVSFSTDMWSVGVITYMLLSGLSPFLGDNDAETLNNILACRWDLEDEEFQDISEEARGFISKLLIKEKSWRISASEALKHPWLSDHKLHSRLSAQKRKNCCSDAQDLVAK